Part of the Candidatus Bodocaedibacter vickermanii genome is shown below.
TGGTAGAAGCGGTTCCGAATCTTGTCGGTGGATCTGCAGATTTGACACCCTCCAATAATACTAGAACCAAAACAATGTCTGCAATTCGTTCGGATAGTTTTGAGGGGCAGTACATTCATTATGGCATCCGCGAACATGCTATGGCTGCCGTGATGAATGGGATATCAGTTCACACAGGATTGCGTCCTTATGGTGGGACATTCTTGTGTTTTAGTGATTATGCCCGGCCATCGATTCGATTGTCTGCCTTGATGCAACAACCTGTCGTTTATGTGATGACTCATGATTCTATAGGACTTGGGGAAGATGGTCCCACCCATCAACCGATTGAGCATTTAGCAAGTTTGCGTGCGATGCCGAATGTGAATGTATTTCGCCCGTGTGATGCGGTGGAAACTGCAGAATGTTGGGAGCTTGCGATAGTGTCACAAACGACCCCCAGTATTTTAGCATTGTGTCGTCAGAATTTGCCATCGTTACGTCGAGATGTTCGCGTGAATCGTTCAGCGTATGGTGCCTATGTTATTCGACCATCGAAAGGTGATCGAACGTTGACATTGGTTGCAACGGGGTCTGAAGTTTCCTTAGCGATGCAGGCGGCAGAGGTGTTAGAACAATCAAGTTCTCATGCAGTTGCGGTAGTTTCAATGCCATGTTGGGAACTGTTTGCGGCGCAAGATCTTGAGTATCAAGAAGAGGTGTTAGGAGATGTTCCCCGGTTTGGAATCGAAGCCGCCTGTTCCTTTGGTTGGGAGCGTTGGGTGGATCATATGTTTGGTATTGATACCTTTGGAACATCCGCCCCAGCCGCCGATGTGTACGCTCATTTTGGCCTGACTCCAACCGTAATTTCAGAGAGCATTTTAGCGTTTCTGGATTGATATCTAGTTTTGGATTGTGGTATGTTAGATTAATTAAGACACGATAGAAAAAAAGATAAGTAGCAAGTAAGCGAGATAAGAATACTGTGTTAATTCATGATTAAATCCCTATTCATATCTTGTGTATTTCACTGCTCGATTTCTATTGTGTGTTGTTATTATTAACGACATAGGAGTAAAAATATGTCAAAACAACTAGAAAAAGTATCAAGACTAAAAGATGAGTTTGATAAAATATGTAAAGATATTCAGGTTGATTATCCTATAAACAATGAAGTTGATCATGACGGTTTTCCAGAAGCACAAAATCAACGGATATACGATGTTGCGCTAAATGTTGAATCACTTATATCAAATCTTCCTGAAAAAAGTTTAAAAAAGGCATTAGATAGAAAATTATCTAATTTGCATATGTATAAATCTTTTAAAGAGGATGTGAATGGTACGTCGAAATTTCCTCGATTAACTTCACCTGGGTATTTAGAATTTAAAGAAGTTAACCCTCTCTTAAAGAACGTTTTGAATCAACTATACGAGTATTATACTGATGATATTGTAGAACTTCGAAGTACTGCGGATATCGCTTTTAAACATTTACAAAAAAGTATTATTGTAAACAAAGTTCAAAAAGAAGAATGGCAAGATGGATGGGAAAATAACAACTTAGAAACACGTTTTGAAAAATTAGGAGATACTCACCTACTATCCCATAACATCTGGAGTGCAAAGTTTAATACAAAAGGAGCTGGGTCGGATTCTGTATTAGTAGATCCCACTTTTGAAACCAAAATAGATTTAACTGATGGTAAATATCAAACGGGTAAGGGATTGTTGCTAACTGAGTGGAAGGTTTGTCGAACCCCTAAAACTGTGGACAAATCAATTGATGGAGCAATTCAACAAGCAAAGCAATATTGTACTACTCATTTTAGTGGATTTGAATTTGCACGCCTTTGTTACATTGTTATTGTTTCTGAAGATTATGTTGATATTGGAACAAGTGATCGATTCATAGAGGGAATCACTTTTAGGGTTGTAAATATTGCATGTATTCCAAGTTCCCCAAGTAAACACGCAAAGAAAACGTAAGACCTGATCTGTCCTTGAAACAGAATAACCTCTAAACACATTCCCCCATTTTTGTAAGTTGACAGTGGGGGGATATTTCCCCCTATTTCAGACTCTTCCAATTTGGTATACTGATCAAAATAAAATGGAGTATACAATGACGTTACGAATTGCGATTAATGGGTTTGGTCGAATTGGTCGAATGGTGATGCGTGCCTTTGCAGAGCAGGCGCCAAAAGATATGGTGGTCGTGGCGATCAATGATTTGACGCCCTTGGATGTAAGTGCACACTTATTTGAATATGATTCTGTGCACGGACACTACAAAACCCCGATGTCTCATGGTGATGATTGGATGGATGTTGGATTTGGAAAAATGCAATACCTGCAAGTTTCTGATCCAACAAAATTACCCTGGAAAGACTTAAACATTGATATCGTGTTTGAATGTTCTGGTCGATTTACGGATCGTCCGGATGCTGCAAAACATTTAGCAGCAGGTGCAAAACGCGTGTTGGTTTCAGCTCCATCAAAAGATGCAGACATTACTGTTGTGTATGGTGTGAATCATGAGAAAATCTCTGCAGATCATGTTGTGATTTCCAATGCGTCATGTACCACAAACTGTCTGGCTCCGCTAGCGGCTGTGTTGCATGAAACCGTTGGCATTTTGCGCGGGTATATGAGCACGATTCATGCCTATACCGGCGATCAAAAATTAGTAGATACTGGGCATTCAGATGTTCGAAGAGCCAGAGCCGGGGCAATGTCCATGATTCCAACCTCAACAGGTGCAGCAAAAGCGTTAGGCTTAGTCATACCCGAATTAAAGGGTAAGCTGGATGGTTCATCGATTCGTGTGCCCACCCCAAACGTATCTGTCGTTGATTTCAAGTTTGATGCCGCAAACCCAACAACCATTGATGCAATTAATGAAGCCATGAAAACGGCGTCTGAGAGTTCGTTAAAGGGAGTGTTAGGGTATAACACAAAACCGTTGGTTTCCATTGATTTCAATCACAACCCAGCAAGTTCAACCTTTGATGCCACGCAAACGCAAGTGATTGATGGAACGTTTGTGCGCGTGTTGTCTTGGTATGATAACGAATGGGGATTCTCAAACCGTATGATTGACGTTGCACGGGTTATTGCAACGACGTTGTAATTACATAAAAAAAGACCTCACCGAATTGTTGTGAGGTCTTTTTTTATAGGTTAGTCTTCAGATGTATAAAAGCGTTGCTTTGCTTTATAAGTCATAGATTGTAACAACCCAACCGCATAATTAATATCCGTTTCTAAAAGTTTTGATTCTATGTAGGGAGCGCTGTCTGCTGGTTGTTTAAAACGATGAGACTGGATGTCAGAGTATTCATTAATACACATTAACGCTTCATAAAAAGGTGCATAATCTTTAGGAGACATAGCCCAGTTTGGATCAGCATCTTGTTGTTTTATAACAAGCTCTAGATGTACTAGAAATGTCGATGGATCTTTGAGTCTTTTGCCAGCAGCAATTTCCAGCAGATCTAAATAACGGATGCCTTTTCCTGAAGCTGTGAGTGTATAAGTACATTCTCTCATGATGGATGCTCCCCCCTCATATGTAGTAAATGTAGAGCCAAAATGACTTGAAGCATATAAAGATATGATTGCGATTAGCGCTGATTTTTTTAACATGGTTGACCTCTTATGTATGTGTTGAATCTCTCATTAAACATATAGAGAGGCTTTTGACGACTGTCAAGTTAATCTCTGTTTTTTGCTTGCTCCCTTCTTCTAGAGGTTAGATGTACTAGAAGAAGGGCAAGTACCTTTTTATTTAAGCATCCAAGTTCACAACCTTTAGGGCGTTGTCTTGGATAAAGTTACGACGGGGTTCCACGACATCGCCCATGAGAGTGGAGAAAATATCATCTGCATCAGCCATGTGCGCGATGTTCACTTGCAATAACGTTCTGGCATTAGGATCCATTGTTGTTTCCCACAGTTGGTCTTCGTTCATTTCTCCAAGACCTTTATAGCGTTGAACATAAATACCTTTTTTCGCAAGCTCTTGAGATTTTTGCATCAACGACACAGGACCAATCACGGGGTGACGATCCGAATCTTTTATGACTAACGTTGCAGGTGCAGCGAAGAATTCCTTTAACCAATCGGCTTTAGAGTTCAAGTATTGAGCGTCATTCATATTTAAATGATAGCCATCAATGTCATAGACTTCTTTCAGACGTTGGTCATGACGGGTGAATGTTACAGCGTCGGTGTTTAAGACAGTTGCCGTCCATTTGCTGCTTGGATCCAATTGTTTTAAACGTCCGATAATGGCATCTATTTTTGAACCCAAGTGATCCACGTGGAATCCACCTTCTAAGGCAATGGCTTCAGCTAAATGCAAGGATCCAATTTTTTCGGATAGTTTTAAAATCTTTTCACCCACGGTATACGCCATATTTAAAATGGCTTGTAAATCCTGACCAAACAAGCGTGTGCCAGTGGCTGTTTCAATGACCCCGTGTTCGGTTGTGGTTTGAATCAAATAGGCATTCATATCCGCGTCGTTTTTCAAATACAGTTCCGATTGTCCGCGCTTTACTTTATATAAAGGAGGTTGAGCAATGTACAAATAACCCCGTTCAATCAATGAGGGCATGTGACGGAAAAAGAAGGTTAGCAATAGTGTTCGGATATGGCTTCCATCCACATCGGCGTCTGTCATGATAACAATTTTGTGATAGCGTAGTTTATCAAGATTAAAGTCGTCTTTGCCGATACCCGTGCCCAATGCGGTGATGATGGTACCCACTTCGGCAGAAGCTAACATCTTGTCAAAACGAGCACGTTCAACGTTCAAGATCTTACCTCGTAGAGGAAGAATCGCTTGAAAGCGACGTTCGCGACCGCCTTTGGCAGAACCACCTGCGGAGTCTCCCTCGACCAGGAATAATTCACACAGGGCTGGATCTTTTTCTTGGCAGTCGGCTAATTTTCCAGGCAAGGATGCCATGTCCAATACGTCTTTACGACGGGTTAATTCGCGGGCTTTTCGAGCAGCTTCACGAGCAGAGGCAGCCTCGATAACTTTCTCAACAACCTTTTTTGCTTCTTGTGGGTTTTCTTCTAACCACTGTTGTAAGCGATCGTTGATGATGCTTTCTACAACGGGGCGGACTTCGGATGAAACCAATTTGTCTTTGGTTTGTGATGAAAATTTTGGATCAGGAACTTTAACCGATAATACACAGGTTAAGCCTTCACGGGGGTCATCGCCCATTAAGTTGATTTTAGATTTTTTAAATGCTGCAGATTCTGTAACATATTGGTTAACTGTGCGTGTGAGTGCTCCGCGGAAACCAGCAAGGTGCGTTCCACCGTCTTTTTGCGGGATGTTGTTGGTAAAACATAACATGGTTTCATGGTACGCAGTCGTCCATTCTAGGGCGGCTTCTACCGTCATGCCATCGCGTTCGCCTTTAACATTAATGACGTTGCCTAATAATGAGACTTTGCCGCGATCTAAGTATTCAACGAAGGATTTGATGCCTCCTTCAAAAAAGAATACAACTTCGCGAGGTTCATCGCCACGCAAATCTTGTAAGATTAATCGAACGCCAGAGTTTAAAAAGGCTAATTCGCGTAAGCGATGTTCAACGGTATCAAAATCAAATTCAACAATCGCAAAGATATCGGGTGAGGGTTTAAAGGTAACCTCTGTTCCGCGTTTGTCAGAGGGACCTACTTTTGCTAAAGGGGCAACAGAGTCTCCCATTGTAAAGCGCATGTAATGTTCCGTGCCGTTTCGCCAAATGCGAAGGTCTAAATATTCAGACAACGCGTTAACTACAGACACACCCACACCGTGTAATCCACCGGATACTTTGTACGAGTTCTGATCGAATTTACCACCGGCATGCAGTTGGGTCATGATGACTTCAGCTGCAGAAATGCCTTCTTCGGGGTGAATATCAACAGGGATACCGCGACCGTTATCGCGAACGGTGACCGAACCATCTTTATTGAGTGAGATATAGACGGCATCACAATGACCCGCCAACGATTCATCGATTGCGTTGTCAACGACTTCATAAATCATATGGTGAAGACCGGAACCATCGTCCGTATCGCCAATGTACATACCGGGTCGTTTGCGAACCGCATCCAGACCTTTTAGTACCTTAATCGAATGAGCGCCATAAGCAGTATCTTCAGTAGTTTTCGTTGTCATGTGATTGCCCTAATAATTTCAATAATTATACCACAATTTGACTTGATTCAGAAGGGGAAAAATCTAATAATTGAAAAGCCAAGAGAGATGGCTTATATTACGTTTGTAAAAATATTTACCGTGCAGAAACCAGGAGAGACCATGAGAAAACATTTATTAGTAACCATGACATGCTTTATGGGAACAGCGTTTGCTGCAGAATTAATTCCAGATTCAGTCACCACTTTAACCCCAGCAATGCAGCTGAGTAAACTTGTAGATGCAGAAAGTCAAGCGCGAGAAAAACTACTTGAACATTATAACAAAGCAAATCAAATAAATATAAACTTTTGTACGCAGCAACATGTTTATGCAATGTCGAAAGTACTTCAAGAAGCAAAACGTAGAAACGTTGGAGTGACAGTGGAAATTCTTGCGCTACATAAAAAGTATTTAGGACTTTCTCTTAGTCCCGAAATGAAGTTTTTGGCACAATTAGACTATGTTATTGATAAAAAGAGCTATGAATCCCAGCGGGCAGGTTTTGCAGATTTGAAAGCAAGACTCATGCTTCAGTACGAATATCTTGTAGGAGTAATACAATTAATCGCGGAATATGATCAAGTAAAAGATGTTCCTATGATTAGAAGCCAGAGTGCTGGGTTCCAAGAAATGCTTCCTCAGCTATTCGAAGAAGCAAAAAAAGATTTTAGGGGGATAGCAATGTTTTACGCCTCTGAAAATTTAAAAGAATTTTTAGAAACATTTCAACCTTTACTTACGCCGAAAAACCAAGATCTTGCACTTAAAAAATTAGAAGAAATATTGGCAGAGGTTCGTTTTATTAGCATTGGACTTGAGATGAGCGAATTAACGAAAGATAGAACATCACCAACCGATAAGATGATTGCGTTACAAAAAGAGTCTTTTGAACTTCCTTTGCGCCCTGACTTAAAGTTTGTTGCAAAGTTAAACTATATAATTCTTAAACACCCGTACGATTGGGAGCGTATAGCTGTAGATGATCTTGAAGCACAATTCCTTCATAAATATCGATGCGTTAAAGAATACCAAGAGCTCCTTGCTGAGTATAAGCACGTACAGGATTCTCCAGAAATTAAAGTCACTTATGCTGAATGTGTGGAAACGTTACCCTCATTGTTTCAAAATGCAAAAGATGATTTGATAGAAGCGAGTGAATTGTATATGAAAAAAAAGAAGATGGAATACCTTCATTTGGTAAAAACAAGAAGAAGGGAAGTTGGAGACTTAATACAGCAAATAGTTATGGAAGAAATATAATATCGTGCTGGTTTTGATATCGTATAATATATTATGAGTCAAATAAGTTCTTTATTCGACTCATAATATGCTGAATGATAAGTATGATTATTTTCCCAATAAGCCTTCAATATATTTGTGTGTGTCTTTAGAAACTATGGGCTGAGCTAATACCTTTTCAAAAGCAGCATTTGCTTCATTAATAACACCCATCTCCCTTAAGATTTTTCCAACATGTATTAGTTGAGATTCTGAAGTATCAGGATGTGCAATGATTCGTTTGAAACCAATAATTGCGTCTTCCCGCAGTTGATGTGATTTAAGTTCTGTAGAGGCTTTCAGAATCATCCAAATTTCAGCATTAGGATGGTCGCGCACTTGAATATATAAGGCAATACCTTCGTTTGGGTGACGTGTTTTTATGTATTCAAAGGCTTGTGTTAAAAGCGTTCTTGCGCAGGAAGAGTGGAAAAGTTCATCGGATGCGAATAGGGAAGATAGGGTACATGCAATGAGGTTAATTGCCAAAAGCTTCATTTTCATTGTTTTTATTCTTGTATGAAGTTGCTTAAATTAGATTAACGATATATTTTTAAAGACGCAATATGAAGATTAGTCAGAAAGGAGAAAAAATGGATGAATTAGAGTTTAAGTTTCTTAGAGATCAAATTGGTGTATCGGAGTATCTGATCTATAGCAAAACACCTTTTACTCTGACACAGAGTTGAGAGAGTATTTTTTTATACTTTACGGAAAATGTTCTTAAAGATAAAAAATATCCACCTCGTCAATCTTTTGTTAACCTTTGTGATGTATCGTAACTTTAGAGCGCTCATACATTGTTATTTTTGCCCACCGTTTCGTGAAGAAATGACGGATTCCTTCGTCTATTTAGTTTCGATTTAGGGAGTGGGTTTTGTCCCCCCACCCGAAGGTCACTGAGGGTGACTGGGGCGGGGGGTGGTAAAAAAATCGCGTTAACTCAATCTTAACCTTTATTAATCCAAGATTAACCACTGCGCTTTTTCTCATCAGCTGTAACCAAATTACATGTGATTTGCTATATCTCAAGGGTACAGCGTCACGCTGTAGTCAAAACCAAAGTCAAGTTATCCGATATGGATTTTCGTTCTATACATGATCAATGCATGGAATATCTTCAGGAGTTTGGATTCGATGATCACGATCGAATAACTGAACAGGGGAAGTTAGTCCAGAAAATTATTGATTCAATATTCGACCTTCAAACAAGCATTAACGATTAATGTTGTGGTTTGAAATCAATATCTAACTCATTCCAACCGTCTTTATAGTATTCTAATTTAAAAATTTCAGGCTCTAATGTGAACTGACCTAATTTCCACGCAGCACGCCTAGCTGCTTCTGCTGCTGTTTGTTGTTGAGCGGATTGACCGTCTGTGCCAGAAAGCTCCACATCTAAAACTTTGCCTGATGGGTCAACTTTGATGAGTAAGCGAAAGTTAAAATCATCAGATGCATTATTCCATA
Proteins encoded:
- the gyrB gene encoding DNA topoisomerase (ATP-hydrolyzing) subunit B → MTTKTTEDTAYGAHSIKVLKGLDAVRKRPGMYIGDTDDGSGLHHMIYEVVDNAIDESLAGHCDAVYISLNKDGSVTVRDNGRGIPVDIHPEEGISAAEVIMTQLHAGGKFDQNSYKVSGGLHGVGVSVVNALSEYLDLRIWRNGTEHYMRFTMGDSVAPLAKVGPSDKRGTEVTFKPSPDIFAIVEFDFDTVEHRLRELAFLNSGVRLILQDLRGDEPREVVFFFEGGIKSFVEYLDRGKVSLLGNVINVKGERDGMTVEAALEWTTAYHETMLCFTNNIPQKDGGTHLAGFRGALTRTVNQYVTESAAFKKSKINLMGDDPREGLTCVLSVKVPDPKFSSQTKDKLVSSEVRPVVESIINDRLQQWLEENPQEAKKVVEKVIEAASAREAARKARELTRRKDVLDMASLPGKLADCQEKDPALCELFLVEGDSAGGSAKGGRERRFQAILPLRGKILNVERARFDKMLASAEVGTIITALGTGIGKDDFNLDKLRYHKIVIMTDADVDGSHIRTLLLTFFFRHMPSLIERGYLYIAQPPLYKVKRGQSELYLKNDADMNAYLIQTTTEHGVIETATGTRLFGQDLQAILNMAYTVGEKILKLSEKIGSLHLAEAIALEGGFHVDHLGSKIDAIIGRLKQLDPSSKWTATVLNTDAVTFTRHDQRLKEVYDIDGYHLNMNDAQYLNSKADWLKEFFAAPATLVIKDSDRHPVIGPVSLMQKSQELAKKGIYVQRYKGLGEMNEDQLWETTMDPNARTLLQVNIAHMADADDIFSTLMGDVVEPRRNFIQDNALKVVNLDA
- the gap gene encoding type I glyceraldehyde-3-phosphate dehydrogenase, whose protein sequence is MTLRIAINGFGRIGRMVMRAFAEQAPKDMVVVAINDLTPLDVSAHLFEYDSVHGHYKTPMSHGDDWMDVGFGKMQYLQVSDPTKLPWKDLNIDIVFECSGRFTDRPDAAKHLAAGAKRVLVSAPSKDADITVVYGVNHEKISADHVVISNASCTTNCLAPLAAVLHETVGILRGYMSTIHAYTGDQKLVDTGHSDVRRARAGAMSMIPTSTGAAKALGLVIPELKGKLDGSSIRVPTPNVSVVDFKFDAANPTTIDAINEAMKTASESSLKGVLGYNTKPLVSIDFNHNPASSTFDATQTQVIDGTFVRVLSWYDNEWGFSNRMIDVARVIATTL
- a CDS encoding tetratricopeptide repeat protein, with translation MKMKLLAINLIACTLSSLFASDELFHSSCARTLLTQAFEYIKTRHPNEGIALYIQVRDHPNAEIWMILKASTELKSHQLREDAIIGFKRIIAHPDTSESQLIHVGKILREMGVINEANAAFEKVLAQPIVSKDTHKYIEGLLGK